A window of Anas acuta chromosome 8, bAnaAcu1.1, whole genome shotgun sequence contains these coding sequences:
- the LHX9 gene encoding LIM/homeobox protein Lhx9 isoform X3 — MLFHGISGGHIQGIMEEMERRSKTESRLAKGGQMNGRETNMPPLSPEKPALCAGCGGKISDRYYLLAVDKQWHLRCLKCCECKLALESELTCFAKDGSIYCKEDYYRRFSVQRCARCHLGISASEMVMRARESVYHLSCFTCTTCNKTLTTGDHFGMKDNLVYCRAHFESLLQGEYPPQLSYTELAAKSGGLALPYFNGTGTVQKGRPRKRKSPALGVDIVNYNSGCNENEADHLDRDQQPYPPSQKTKRMRTSFKHHQLRTMKSYFAINHNPDAKDLKQLAQKTGLTKRVLQVWFQNARAKFRRNLLRQENGGVDKADGTSLPAPPSADSGALTPPGTATTLTDLTNPTITVVTSVTSNLDSHESGSPSQTTLTNLF; from the exons ATGCTTTTCCACGGGATCTCCGGAGGCCATATCCAAGGAATCatggaggagatggagaggCGATCCAAGACCGAGTCCCGCCTGGCCAAAGGGGGACAGATGAACGGCCGAGAAACG AACATGCCCCCCCTGAGCCCCGAGAAGCCCGCTCTGTGCGCCGGCTGCGGAGGGAAGATCTCCGACAGATATTACCTGCTGGCTGTGGACAAACAGTGGCACCTCAGGTGTCTTAAGTGCTGTGAATGTAAACTGGCTTTGGAGTCAGAGCTCACCTGCTTTGCCAAGGACGGCAGTATTTACTGCAAGGAGGATTACTACAG AAGGTTCTCCGTGCAGAGATGTGCCCGCTGCCACCTTGGGATCTCGGCCTCTGAAATGGTCATGAGAGCCAGGGAGTCGGTGTATCACCTGAGCTGCTTCACCTGCACCACCTGCAACAAGACTCTGACCACGGGCGATCACTTTGGCATGAAGGACAACCTGGTTTACTGCAGGGCCCACTTCGAGTCCCTTTTGCAAGGAGAATACCCCCCTCAGCTGAGCTACACCGAGCTGGCAGCCAAGAGCGGAGGGCTGGCGCTGCCTTACTTCAACGGCACCGGCACGGTCCAGAAGGGGAGgcccaggaaaagaaagagccCTGCCCTAGGAGTGGACATCGTCAACTACAACTCAG GTTGTAACGAGAACGAGGCAGACCACCTGGATAGAGACCAGCAGCCTTATCCCCCATCCCAGAAGACAAAGCGCATGCGCACCTCCTTCAAACACCACCAGCTTCGTACCATGAAGTCCTACTTTGCTATCAACCACAACCCAGATGCCAAGGACCTCAAGCAGCTTGCCCAGAAAACAGGCCTGACCAAGAGAGTTCTGCAG GTTTGGTTTCAAAACGCGAGAGCCAAATTCAGAAGGAACCTTTTGCGGCAGGAGAATGGGGGTGTCGATAAAGCTGATGGCACCTCGCTTCCGGCACCGCCCTCAGCAGACAGCGGCGCACTCACTCCACCCGGCACTGCGACCACTTTAACAGACCTGACCAATCCCACTATCACTGTAGTGACATCAGTGACCTCTAACTTGGACAGCCACGAATCCGGGAGCCCCTCACAAACTACCTTAACAAACCTTTtctaa
- the LHX9 gene encoding LIM/homeobox protein Lhx9 isoform X6, translating into MEEVTRGAPEDVSGMLWKGSGGWGTCFTSRARAWCGASPRERGAQSCRQEDPSVGIEVSGNSRQLFQRKARKSGVKTMLFHGISGGHIQGIMEEMERRSKTESRLAKGGQMNGRETNMPPLSPEKPALCAGCGGKISDRYYLLAVDKQWHLRCLKCCECKLALESELTCFAKDGSIYCKEDYYRRFSVQRCARCHLGISASEMVMRARESVYHLSCFTCTTCNKTLTTGDHFGMKDNLVYCRAHFESLLQGEYPPQLSYTELAAKSGGLALPYFNGTGTVQKGRPRKRKSPALGVDIVNYNSGCNENEADHLDRDQQPYPPSQKTKRMRTSFKHHQLRTMKSYFAINHNPDAKDLKQLAQKTGLTKRVLQVWFQNARAKFRRNLLRQENGGVDKADGTSLPAPPSADSGALTPPGTATTLTDLTNPTITVVTSVTSNLDSHESGSPSQTTLTNLF; encoded by the exons ATGGAAGAGGTGACTCGAGGAGCCCCTGAGGATGTCTCTGGGATGCTGTGGAAAGGAAGTGGGGGCTGGGGTACTTGTTTCACTAGTCGCGCTCGGGCTTGGTGTGGAGCGTCCCCCAGGGAGCGAGGAGCGCAGAGCTGCCGCCAGGAAGATCCTTCAGTGGGGATCGAGGTGTCAGGAAACAGCCGGCAGCTGTTCCAGAGAAAGGCAAGGAAGAGTGGTGTGAAAA CCATGCTTTTCCACGGGATCTCCGGAGGCCATATCCAAGGAATCatggaggagatggagaggCGATCCAAGACCGAGTCCCGCCTGGCCAAAGGGGGACAGATGAACGGCCGAGAAACG AACATGCCCCCCCTGAGCCCCGAGAAGCCCGCTCTGTGCGCCGGCTGCGGAGGGAAGATCTCCGACAGATATTACCTGCTGGCTGTGGACAAACAGTGGCACCTCAGGTGTCTTAAGTGCTGTGAATGTAAACTGGCTTTGGAGTCAGAGCTCACCTGCTTTGCCAAGGACGGCAGTATTTACTGCAAGGAGGATTACTACAG AAGGTTCTCCGTGCAGAGATGTGCCCGCTGCCACCTTGGGATCTCGGCCTCTGAAATGGTCATGAGAGCCAGGGAGTCGGTGTATCACCTGAGCTGCTTCACCTGCACCACCTGCAACAAGACTCTGACCACGGGCGATCACTTTGGCATGAAGGACAACCTGGTTTACTGCAGGGCCCACTTCGAGTCCCTTTTGCAAGGAGAATACCCCCCTCAGCTGAGCTACACCGAGCTGGCAGCCAAGAGCGGAGGGCTGGCGCTGCCTTACTTCAACGGCACCGGCACGGTCCAGAAGGGGAGgcccaggaaaagaaagagccCTGCCCTAGGAGTGGACATCGTCAACTACAACTCAG GTTGTAACGAGAACGAGGCAGACCACCTGGATAGAGACCAGCAGCCTTATCCCCCATCCCAGAAGACAAAGCGCATGCGCACCTCCTTCAAACACCACCAGCTTCGTACCATGAAGTCCTACTTTGCTATCAACCACAACCCAGATGCCAAGGACCTCAAGCAGCTTGCCCAGAAAACAGGCCTGACCAAGAGAGTTCTGCAG GTTTGGTTTCAAAACGCGAGAGCCAAATTCAGAAGGAACCTTTTGCGGCAGGAGAATGGGGGTGTCGATAAAGCTGATGGCACCTCGCTTCCGGCACCGCCCTCAGCAGACAGCGGCGCACTCACTCCACCCGGCACTGCGACCACTTTAACAGACCTGACCAATCCCACTATCACTGTAGTGACATCAGTGACCTCTAACTTGGACAGCCACGAATCCGGGAGCCCCTCACAAACTACCTTAACAAACCTTTtctaa
- the LHX9 gene encoding LIM/homeobox protein Lhx9 isoform X4, which yields MEIVGCRAEENTCPFRPPAMLFHGISGGHIQGIMEEMERRSKTESRLAKGGQMNGRETNMPPLSPEKPALCAGCGGKISDRYYLLAVDKQWHLRCLKCCECKLALESELTCFAKDGSIYCKEDYYRRFSVQRCARCHLGISASEMVMRARESVYHLSCFTCTTCNKTLTTGDHFGMKDNLVYCRAHFESLLQGEYPPQLSYTELAAKSGGLALPYFNGTGTVQKGRPRKRKSPALGVDIVNYNSGCNENEADHLDRDQQPYPPSQKTKRMRTSFKHHQLRTMKSYFAINHNPDAKDLKQLAQKTGLTKRVLQGEQIMGHYSQTSRRLKIP from the exons ATGGAAATAGTGGGgtgcagagcagaagaaaatacttgtCCTTTCCGTCCCCCAGCCATGCTTTTCCACGGGATCTCCGGAGGCCATATCCAAGGAATCatggaggagatggagaggCGATCCAAGACCGAGTCCCGCCTGGCCAAAGGGGGACAGATGAACGGCCGAGAAACG AACATGCCCCCCCTGAGCCCCGAGAAGCCCGCTCTGTGCGCCGGCTGCGGAGGGAAGATCTCCGACAGATATTACCTGCTGGCTGTGGACAAACAGTGGCACCTCAGGTGTCTTAAGTGCTGTGAATGTAAACTGGCTTTGGAGTCAGAGCTCACCTGCTTTGCCAAGGACGGCAGTATTTACTGCAAGGAGGATTACTACAG AAGGTTCTCCGTGCAGAGATGTGCCCGCTGCCACCTTGGGATCTCGGCCTCTGAAATGGTCATGAGAGCCAGGGAGTCGGTGTATCACCTGAGCTGCTTCACCTGCACCACCTGCAACAAGACTCTGACCACGGGCGATCACTTTGGCATGAAGGACAACCTGGTTTACTGCAGGGCCCACTTCGAGTCCCTTTTGCAAGGAGAATACCCCCCTCAGCTGAGCTACACCGAGCTGGCAGCCAAGAGCGGAGGGCTGGCGCTGCCTTACTTCAACGGCACCGGCACGGTCCAGAAGGGGAGgcccaggaaaagaaagagccCTGCCCTAGGAGTGGACATCGTCAACTACAACTCAG GTTGTAACGAGAACGAGGCAGACCACCTGGATAGAGACCAGCAGCCTTATCCCCCATCCCAGAAGACAAAGCGCATGCGCACCTCCTTCAAACACCACCAGCTTCGTACCATGAAGTCCTACTTTGCTATCAACCACAACCCAGATGCCAAGGACCTCAAGCAGCTTGCCCAGAAAACAGGCCTGACCAAGAGAGTTCTGCAG GGAGAACAAATCATGGGGCATTACAGCCAAACATCCCGACGTTTGAAAATTCCCTAA
- the LHX9 gene encoding LIM/homeobox protein Lhx9 isoform X1: protein MEIVGCRAEENTCPFRPPAMLFHGISGGHIQGIMEEMERRSKTESRLAKGGQMNGRETNMPPLSPEKPALCAGCGGKISDRYYLLAVDKQWHLRCLKCCECKLALESELTCFAKDGSIYCKEDYYRRFSVQRCARCHLGISASEMVMRARESVYHLSCFTCTTCNKTLTTGDHFGMKDNLVYCRAHFESLLQGEYPPQLSYTELAAKSGGLALPYFNGTGTVQKGRPRKRKSPALGVDIVNYNSGCNENEADHLDRDQQPYPPSQKTKRMRTSFKHHQLRTMKSYFAINHNPDAKDLKQLAQKTGLTKRVLQVWFQNARAKFRRNLLRQENGGVDKADGTSLPAPPSADSGALTPPGTATTLTDLTNPTITVVTSVTSNLDSHESGSPSQTTLTNLF, encoded by the exons ATGGAAATAGTGGGgtgcagagcagaagaaaatacttgtCCTTTCCGTCCCCCAGCCATGCTTTTCCACGGGATCTCCGGAGGCCATATCCAAGGAATCatggaggagatggagaggCGATCCAAGACCGAGTCCCGCCTGGCCAAAGGGGGACAGATGAACGGCCGAGAAACG AACATGCCCCCCCTGAGCCCCGAGAAGCCCGCTCTGTGCGCCGGCTGCGGAGGGAAGATCTCCGACAGATATTACCTGCTGGCTGTGGACAAACAGTGGCACCTCAGGTGTCTTAAGTGCTGTGAATGTAAACTGGCTTTGGAGTCAGAGCTCACCTGCTTTGCCAAGGACGGCAGTATTTACTGCAAGGAGGATTACTACAG AAGGTTCTCCGTGCAGAGATGTGCCCGCTGCCACCTTGGGATCTCGGCCTCTGAAATGGTCATGAGAGCCAGGGAGTCGGTGTATCACCTGAGCTGCTTCACCTGCACCACCTGCAACAAGACTCTGACCACGGGCGATCACTTTGGCATGAAGGACAACCTGGTTTACTGCAGGGCCCACTTCGAGTCCCTTTTGCAAGGAGAATACCCCCCTCAGCTGAGCTACACCGAGCTGGCAGCCAAGAGCGGAGGGCTGGCGCTGCCTTACTTCAACGGCACCGGCACGGTCCAGAAGGGGAGgcccaggaaaagaaagagccCTGCCCTAGGAGTGGACATCGTCAACTACAACTCAG GTTGTAACGAGAACGAGGCAGACCACCTGGATAGAGACCAGCAGCCTTATCCCCCATCCCAGAAGACAAAGCGCATGCGCACCTCCTTCAAACACCACCAGCTTCGTACCATGAAGTCCTACTTTGCTATCAACCACAACCCAGATGCCAAGGACCTCAAGCAGCTTGCCCAGAAAACAGGCCTGACCAAGAGAGTTCTGCAG GTTTGGTTTCAAAACGCGAGAGCCAAATTCAGAAGGAACCTTTTGCGGCAGGAGAATGGGGGTGTCGATAAAGCTGATGGCACCTCGCTTCCGGCACCGCCCTCAGCAGACAGCGGCGCACTCACTCCACCCGGCACTGCGACCACTTTAACAGACCTGACCAATCCCACTATCACTGTAGTGACATCAGTGACCTCTAACTTGGACAGCCACGAATCCGGGAGCCCCTCACAAACTACCTTAACAAACCTTTtctaa
- the LHX9 gene encoding LIM/homeobox protein Lhx9 isoform X2 — MEIVGCRAEENTCPFRPPAMLFHGISGGHIQGIMEEMERRSKTESRLAKGGQMNGRETNMPPLSPEKPALCAGCGGKISDRYYLLAVDKQWHLRCLKCCECKLALESELTCFAKDGSIYCKEDYYRFSVQRCARCHLGISASEMVMRARESVYHLSCFTCTTCNKTLTTGDHFGMKDNLVYCRAHFESLLQGEYPPQLSYTELAAKSGGLALPYFNGTGTVQKGRPRKRKSPALGVDIVNYNSGCNENEADHLDRDQQPYPPSQKTKRMRTSFKHHQLRTMKSYFAINHNPDAKDLKQLAQKTGLTKRVLQVWFQNARAKFRRNLLRQENGGVDKADGTSLPAPPSADSGALTPPGTATTLTDLTNPTITVVTSVTSNLDSHESGSPSQTTLTNLF, encoded by the exons ATGGAAATAGTGGGgtgcagagcagaagaaaatacttgtCCTTTCCGTCCCCCAGCCATGCTTTTCCACGGGATCTCCGGAGGCCATATCCAAGGAATCatggaggagatggagaggCGATCCAAGACCGAGTCCCGCCTGGCCAAAGGGGGACAGATGAACGGCCGAGAAACG AACATGCCCCCCCTGAGCCCCGAGAAGCCCGCTCTGTGCGCCGGCTGCGGAGGGAAGATCTCCGACAGATATTACCTGCTGGCTGTGGACAAACAGTGGCACCTCAGGTGTCTTAAGTGCTGTGAATGTAAACTGGCTTTGGAGTCAGAGCTCACCTGCTTTGCCAAGGACGGCAGTATTTACTGCAAGGAGGATTACTACAG GTTCTCCGTGCAGAGATGTGCCCGCTGCCACCTTGGGATCTCGGCCTCTGAAATGGTCATGAGAGCCAGGGAGTCGGTGTATCACCTGAGCTGCTTCACCTGCACCACCTGCAACAAGACTCTGACCACGGGCGATCACTTTGGCATGAAGGACAACCTGGTTTACTGCAGGGCCCACTTCGAGTCCCTTTTGCAAGGAGAATACCCCCCTCAGCTGAGCTACACCGAGCTGGCAGCCAAGAGCGGAGGGCTGGCGCTGCCTTACTTCAACGGCACCGGCACGGTCCAGAAGGGGAGgcccaggaaaagaaagagccCTGCCCTAGGAGTGGACATCGTCAACTACAACTCAG GTTGTAACGAGAACGAGGCAGACCACCTGGATAGAGACCAGCAGCCTTATCCCCCATCCCAGAAGACAAAGCGCATGCGCACCTCCTTCAAACACCACCAGCTTCGTACCATGAAGTCCTACTTTGCTATCAACCACAACCCAGATGCCAAGGACCTCAAGCAGCTTGCCCAGAAAACAGGCCTGACCAAGAGAGTTCTGCAG GTTTGGTTTCAAAACGCGAGAGCCAAATTCAGAAGGAACCTTTTGCGGCAGGAGAATGGGGGTGTCGATAAAGCTGATGGCACCTCGCTTCCGGCACCGCCCTCAGCAGACAGCGGCGCACTCACTCCACCCGGCACTGCGACCACTTTAACAGACCTGACCAATCCCACTATCACTGTAGTGACATCAGTGACCTCTAACTTGGACAGCCACGAATCCGGGAGCCCCTCACAAACTACCTTAACAAACCTTTtctaa
- the LHX9 gene encoding LIM/homeobox protein Lhx9 isoform X5 gives MEIVGCRAEENTCPFRPPAMLFHGISGGHIQGIMEEMERRSKTESRLAKGGQMNGRETNMPPLSPEKPALCAGCGGKISDRYYLLAVDKQWHLRCLKCCECKLALESELTCFAKDGSIYCKEDYYRFSVQRCARCHLGISASEMVMRARESVYHLSCFTCTTCNKTLTTGDHFGMKDNLVYCRAHFESLLQGEYPPQLSYTELAAKSGGLALPYFNGTGTVQKGRPRKRKSPALGVDIVNYNSGCNENEADHLDRDQQPYPPSQKTKRMRTSFKHHQLRTMKSYFAINHNPDAKDLKQLAQKTGLTKRVLQGEQIMGHYSQTSRRLKIP, from the exons ATGGAAATAGTGGGgtgcagagcagaagaaaatacttgtCCTTTCCGTCCCCCAGCCATGCTTTTCCACGGGATCTCCGGAGGCCATATCCAAGGAATCatggaggagatggagaggCGATCCAAGACCGAGTCCCGCCTGGCCAAAGGGGGACAGATGAACGGCCGAGAAACG AACATGCCCCCCCTGAGCCCCGAGAAGCCCGCTCTGTGCGCCGGCTGCGGAGGGAAGATCTCCGACAGATATTACCTGCTGGCTGTGGACAAACAGTGGCACCTCAGGTGTCTTAAGTGCTGTGAATGTAAACTGGCTTTGGAGTCAGAGCTCACCTGCTTTGCCAAGGACGGCAGTATTTACTGCAAGGAGGATTACTACAG GTTCTCCGTGCAGAGATGTGCCCGCTGCCACCTTGGGATCTCGGCCTCTGAAATGGTCATGAGAGCCAGGGAGTCGGTGTATCACCTGAGCTGCTTCACCTGCACCACCTGCAACAAGACTCTGACCACGGGCGATCACTTTGGCATGAAGGACAACCTGGTTTACTGCAGGGCCCACTTCGAGTCCCTTTTGCAAGGAGAATACCCCCCTCAGCTGAGCTACACCGAGCTGGCAGCCAAGAGCGGAGGGCTGGCGCTGCCTTACTTCAACGGCACCGGCACGGTCCAGAAGGGGAGgcccaggaaaagaaagagccCTGCCCTAGGAGTGGACATCGTCAACTACAACTCAG GTTGTAACGAGAACGAGGCAGACCACCTGGATAGAGACCAGCAGCCTTATCCCCCATCCCAGAAGACAAAGCGCATGCGCACCTCCTTCAAACACCACCAGCTTCGTACCATGAAGTCCTACTTTGCTATCAACCACAACCCAGATGCCAAGGACCTCAAGCAGCTTGCCCAGAAAACAGGCCTGACCAAGAGAGTTCTGCAG GGAGAACAAATCATGGGGCATTACAGCCAAACATCCCGACGTTTGAAAATTCCCTAA